The Bryobacteraceae bacterium genome includes a window with the following:
- the fabH gene encoding 3-oxoacyl-[acyl-carrier-protein] synthase 3 has translation MRAKISAVGAWVPPRVLTNDDLAQMVDTSNEWILERTGIRERHIADPGIATSDMAIHAARAALANRGTTAEDVDAIILCTVTPDHMFPSTACIVQHKLGVRRAWGFDLVAACSSFVYGLTTAAHLVGCGTHKKVLVIGSDTMSRIIDYTDRATCVLFGDGAGAFLVEPAADGEPGFLGFRNEIDGSGGDVLIMPAGGSRMPPSHETVDKRLHFVHQEGQAVFKYAVKKMGDISAELLDELGISPSQVKLMVPHQANRRIILAAAHRLGISEDNVLINIDRYGNTTSGTIPIATWEAWQQGRLQKGDIVLFAAVGAGFTVGANVWQWAI, from the coding sequence AAATCAGTGCCGTCGGCGCCTGGGTGCCGCCGCGCGTCCTTACCAACGACGACCTGGCGCAGATGGTGGACACGTCCAACGAGTGGATCCTCGAGCGCACCGGCATCCGCGAGCGCCATATCGCCGATCCCGGCATCGCCACGTCCGACATGGCGATCCACGCCGCCCGCGCCGCCCTCGCCAACCGGGGAACCACGGCGGAAGACGTCGATGCGATCATCCTCTGCACCGTCACGCCAGACCACATGTTCCCCTCCACCGCCTGCATCGTCCAGCACAAGCTCGGCGTCCGCCGCGCCTGGGGGTTCGATCTCGTCGCCGCCTGCTCCAGCTTCGTCTACGGTCTCACCACCGCCGCCCACCTCGTCGGCTGCGGCACCCATAAGAAAGTCCTCGTCATCGGCTCCGACACCATGAGCCGCATCATCGACTACACCGACCGCGCCACCTGCGTCCTGTTCGGCGACGGCGCCGGCGCCTTCCTCGTCGAACCCGCCGCCGACGGCGAGCCCGGCTTCCTCGGCTTCCGCAACGAAATCGACGGCTCCGGCGGCGACGTCCTCATCATGCCCGCCGGCGGCTCCCGCATGCCCCCCTCCCACGAAACCGTCGACAAACGCCTCCACTTCGTCCACCAGGAAGGCCAGGCCGTTTTCAAATACGCCGTCAAGAAAATGGGCGACATTTCCGCCGAATTGCTCGACGAGCTCGGCATCTCCCCCTCCCAGGTCAAGCTGATGGTCCCCCACCAGGCCAACCGGCGCATCATCCTCGCCGCCGCCCACCGCCTCGGCATCAGCGAGGACAACGTCCTCATCAACATCGACCGCTACGGCAACACCACCTCCGGCACCATCCCCATCGCCACCTGGGAAGCCTGGCAGCAGGGACGCCTCCAGAAAGGCGACATCGTCCTGTTCGCCGCCGTCGGCGCCGGCTTCACCGTCGGCGCCAACGTCTGGCAATGGGCCATCTAG